In Dromiciops gliroides isolate mDroGli1 chromosome 5, mDroGli1.pri, whole genome shotgun sequence, the following are encoded in one genomic region:
- the LOC122727535 gene encoding 40S ribosomal protein S9-like: MPVARSWVCRKTYVTPRRPFEKSRLDQELKLIGEYGLRNKREVWRVKFTLAKIRKAARELLTLDEKDPRRLFEGNALLRRLVRIGVLDEGKMKLDYILGLKIEDFLERRLQTQVFKLGLAKSIHHARVLIRQRHIRVRKQVVNIPSFIVRLDSQKHIDFSLRSPYGGGRAGRVKRKNAKKGQEGAGTGDDEEED, translated from the coding sequence ATGCCGGTCGCCAGGAGCTGGGTGTGTCGCAAGACGTACGTGACGCCGCGGCGGCCCTTCGAGAAGTCGCGGTTGGACCAGGAGCTGAAGCTGATCGGCGAGTACGGGCTCCGCAACAAGCGCGAGGTGTGGCGGGTTAAGTTCACGCTGGCCAAGATCCGCAAGGCCGCGCGGGAGCTGCTGACGCTAGACGAGAAGGACCCCCGGCGCCTGTTCGAAGGCAATGCCCTGCTGCGGAGGCTGGTGCGCATCGGCGTCCTGGACGAGGGCAAGATGAAGCTGGATTACATCCTGGGCCTGAAGATCGAGGACTTCCTGGAGCGGCGCCTGCAGACGCAGGTCTTCAAGCTGGGCCTGGCCAAGTCCATCCACCACGCGCGGGTCCTGATCCGCCAGAGGCACATCAGGGTCCGGAAGCAGGTGGTGAACATCCCCTCCTTCATAGTGCGACTGGACTCCCAGAAGCACATCGACTTCTCCCTGCGCTCGCCCTACGGAGGGGGCCGGGCAGGCCGGGTCAAGAGGAAGAATGCCAAGAAGGGCCAGGAAGGGGCCGGCACCGGCGATGATGAGGAGGAAGATTAA